AAACATAAGAAAACATGTTCTATTTGCAAGACCTGGTTAAACAACTAGGGTGAGCATTAGGTCAGTTCGGTTAAACGAAGTAATCGAATTAACCGAACTTACTGACTTATGCAAATTAACTGAAACCGACTTAATTGAATAaccaaaatgttaaaaatacaaaaccaaatgacGGAATTAGTTGGTTGATTCAGTTAATTAGTTAAaccgataaaaatataaagaataattagtaaaaaaattaaaaatcggtTGATTCGGttaaccaaaatttaaaaactcgTACCCGTGACTGAACCACATTTTTCCATTAATCAAGCCGAACCAACCAAACTACCGAATTAACTGAAAACCTTTAATCGAACTACCAAAATAGAACAGTTAATTcggttttggttaatttttgcTCACTCGTAACACTATTTAGAAAAGCTATATAGCACGGAAATGAGAACACCAAAACCAGAAAACTATAAAACAAGAAACAGCGAaacgatattttttttaaactagaAAATATACATAGAGTTTCAGCACAATAGTGGTGAATTTCCACTTTTTTGCCTCAGAATAAAATCAGAGTTCCCAAAAGCAGGACTGCAACTGAGTCAAAACAAGTCAATTTGGATGTAAAGCTGATTTTGCAAATGAAGCAAGAAATGTAATACTATAACTTGCTGTAACAAACTTTAGGCAGTGGGCACATAAACGCAGATGAGGGAGCAACAACTAAAAAATGCATACCGATGCGTTATAAGCTGCAGCCTTCACACCAGAATTGCAAAGATACTTTGCGATCCTCAATGTTTCTTTTTGTGTAGGAACATATATGATAGTCGGGTCTTCCCCTAAAGGCCCTTGCAAAAGTTGCAATCTTTCTTCTGCAGCACCAGGGGGAGCCTGCCCTACCGCTAAGGCGGTAAAAGGTCCTTCTTGAATAACATGGGTACGACGAAAACTGACCAGAAATATTAGATACGATGAATCAAAATAGCATAAAGAACTTACATCTTGACaacatcatcttcttcaaagAGAGTCTCATCACTAGCAAGTGGGGTAGTGACAAACTGTGTTGTTTACAGAAACACAAGTAGAGAATGCAACTCCTCTTTCAATGCAACATATTTGGTCCGATTCAATTATGTAAAGAagtaaaatttcggttcggtttaattCGAACCCAATGCAAAACCCTAACTATTACAATTTCAACTTTACATGGATCCACAAAAATCACACATAGGTATCAAATTGCAGGATGTTTTCATATTACTTTGTTTTACCTTTTGTTCCTCTACAAAAGGGATGTATACATCAGTGAATATCATTGTCCATCtcatttttcaataaaattttgaataaatatgCATGCATTGAATATGAAAGAAGAAACATAACAATATAAACAATGCCTACAAGGGTGGACAAGTAAAACAATGTAAGCAAAACCTACAAGGGTGTGCCCTATGCGGATATCTTCTCTTGTAAAGCTATCTAGGTGGTCACATATGACAAAATTGCCTAGCCAAGCTTTGAGACCAAAAAGAGCAAAATTTTATAAGCAAATCTATACTGGAGCATTGTTTAGAAGTCTCCTCTCATACAGACCGATAAATTGGTCAGCCACGGCCCACATTATAGCCTGGCCAGGAGGAATTCTCATGAGCCGTGGCAGCAGTCCCTTCCACAAGGCACGAAGCCCTTCCTCGGCATATATTGTTCTGATCGCGTGGATCATGCCTTTGTACTTTAAAGTACCTCCCTCTCGACTCTGAGCCATCAACCTTGTTTTGACCACATCAAATGGGCCAGTGCACACTGGCCCTGCTGTTCCCGCAAGAAATCCTGATATCATAGACTGCCAAGGATGGAGGACTCTGCCATCACCTTCATGTTTTTTCCACAATAAGACGTCAAAAGCATTTTTTGCAGTAAACATGGCTGCCTGGTTTGTCCCATTTCGCATAACAGTTGGAGCAGCACCTGCCCAAAGCCCAAGGACGCCTTCTTGACGGACAATCGTACGAGCACAATGTATGGGACCTTTGTACTTCAAAAGCTCAGGACTCAGGCCTTTCTGCTGCTGAAGTCTAATTTTCACTACCTGCACCAAACAATTACAAGGTTAGCTCAAAAGTAATTTCCCGACTTCTTCTAAAAGAGAACGCATGTTATGATGCTGATACATCCCGCAAATAGCAAGGAAATGCTCCATATGAGCACAAAACTAAACGTAAAAACAAAACAACTGGATGATGGTTAGGATGGTGGAACATTGTACTTTTCACGAGTTTAAATCATCAAGTATTAGAGTCTCCTATTGTTCTTTATTCTAGAAAACATAGCATCTGAACAGAAGGCATATATGAGGATGTCTTTTGCAATATCAGCAACTGTGATGGAGTGTCATAATAACTACATAACAAGGTTAGTAATCTCTTTCTATTGGACATTTGTAATCATAGAGAGCTGGTTCGATGGAAAATAGATTGTGATATCATGGATAGCAAATTGATTCCATGAAAATAATCTTGAAAGATTCAGTCTCCTTCTATCAAACAATTTATTACACTATTGATTGAAATTATGTATTTAatactcaaaaaaaaaactatgaaCTAGCAGAAATGAAAGCGAAGAAACAAATGGACAAAAAACTGAAACATCAATTCCCTCTTTTAAGAAGAGATTTAACTTTGATCGAGAACATGGCTTGTGCAAGCTGAttctaataaaagaaaaaatttgaaGATGCAAGCTCACTAATTTACCATAAAAATATTACTCTTTTTTTTAAGCTACCTGCACAGTGACTTTTCCATTCCAATTTGCAAAACAATGCACAACAAGAATATCCTTGAACTTCTTCAGTAAGTAAATTGAAATTACATTAACAATTTTGAAATAGAAAGCTGAATTTACTGTACCCACATGTCACACCTAATGGGAACATCTACCAGATACTTCACACACCAAATGATACAAAAGGAAATGCACAAGAATAGTTTCATTCAATTAATAATTCGATACAAAATTATTTACAATTGGGTATCATCTTattgagaaattcttaggtagaccacgtcatccgtaaactaaaccaatcatattataacacatGATGGAAAAATTGTAATAAACGTCTAATAAATGTGTTCAGATTTTAATGGTGATATTACAATTTTACCATAAGTTTAATGAGGTGATATAATGTGATTATTCtaatctacggatgacgtggtataCTCGGACTACCTATGAATTTCTCTATTTTATAATACTTTTGACGAAAAGCCTTGAGATCTTTCACTGTTGCATCGCCAGAATTTAAGATTTCCAATAAATACCCAAATCACAGAAGTAACAAACACAgtttaaaatcataataaaccAGCCACTGAATTTCAATtcaatcaatttcaaaaatatcaaaaaaaaccaaacaaataaaagaatgaAAAACACAGTGATCAAACCTCAAAAGGAGTAACAATAGCAAGAGCTTCAAGAACACCGGCACCAAACCCAGACAAAACTCTGTCCCGATTACTAAGCTTCCCCGTTTCAGAATCCTTAAACGCAGATTGAAGCATGGCGTTAGACCCCATTCTCAGCGAATATTTCAACGTTAAGTGAGTCGCAAACGGCGTTAACCCCTTCCACAAAGCCCTCACTCCTTCCGTGTTCGCAACGGTGGTACCGCAGTGGATAATTCCCTTGTAAGTCCCGCTTGTATCCAGCTGTAACCGAGTCTTTATAACGTCAATCGGCTGTAAACAACACGCCTCCATAATCCCGCCTAATGAACCTGACATCGCCTTCATGTAGGGAGGGATGGCCGCCGCCGTGGGTTTGTTGGCGTGAACGGCGTTGTTTTGATGGGAATTCGATTCTTTCATCGGAGGAGGAAATTGGAAAGGTGGGTTGCGTTCTCTGTAAGCTGTTGAAAGAGTGTGGCGTGTTGAGCGGTTTTTATTGGTTCGATTCGAGTCGACACGATGTGGAGTAGAGTGAAAGAATGGTACGGTGATTACGAAATATCACATGTGAaattctattttcatttttataaactCGTTAAATGCATGGTTGTCACTGTTGCTGTGTCGGACTAGTAGTGGCCAACTCAGAAAATTGTGAGAATAGTTGAATTACAAATAATTATACTCCGTCGACAAAATATACAATTGAAAATGggattgggattctctcaagttcattttgaacttgcgggggtcatgttcacgatttacaccgttcattgtaaaatcAACGGTACAGATAAAAAAggtacaattttaataaaattaatctacaccattcattttactATGAATGGTGTTGATTATAAATATTACCCcctcaaattcatttgaattttaGGAAATTCCAATCCTTAAAAAGGTCGTGTCGACGCCTTTCAAGAGGCGGCGTGGGCTTTCAAATATTGGGTAGCTTTTGGGTTTGATATTGATTTGGGACTTAAATTGCAATATGCCCCCCTTAACTTATAAATAATGGAAAAGtgacatataaattaattttataaacaaattagTATGTAAATTTGGTGATTATAGCAAAATTTGCCCCATTTTGGAAATTTACTCcctcaatttataaattaattggcTTCTAAATTAACAATTTGCCCCATTAATTTGTAAGTAAATTTGCCAAAATGGATTAATTGCACCTAATTACCAATTTCGTACACTGATTTGcaaataaagttaatttatgtgttaattggccattgtttacaagttgagggaGCAAATAGCTACTTAAGTCATTGATTTGGACCGACTTGTAAAATTTgaagtttaaatgttttttaaagAGAATTTTGAAGATTAAACTTCGACCAAATTACCTAAAACCACTTacgtttgttattattttttatattctaaaataggaaaaaaaatcgTTTACActgtttttggatttttatatttcagctctacctcaaatttaaaaagtttgataattttaggataaaagcattaaaaataactaaatagaaggattatattgcatttttctatttaaaaaaatacaaatagtcCTTTAACTTGaaaaactgtcacgacccaatttattgagccgagaccggcgctagggaacgggagtggtagctccggaacccgtagcaagcctaaaaccactataaatttttcgtgaattaaatatattattctatataaaacgttttcagaaaatcctttttaaacattttcattatacGTATCAAcatatttgaattacttttcGAAAACCATCGTGAATCAttattatagactagggtcttaccgagcgacaccTCTTGTCCAGCtctgccctgtctctaatcataATCGTAACCAATTCCACTTTATGACAATtggttaaagaaatcaaacggttaaaatatgatctttatatatattttatgttaaatcAGAGTTGCCCATATAAATAAACCGTTTGAATATAAATCTTACATTTCATACAGAtatctaccgactactgcagctctacgaaaAAAACGTTCTTTAACATGACCTTTCACTATTGTGGACTTTCGGAACAAGAAAAAGGAAGTCCGTCCTTTAAAATGCTTTAACCTGaaagaaagactgtgaggggtcagtatatgagaatatactgagtgagttcatacatttactaataagtattcttataaatcataaaacagTGCAATAACGTTCAACCCTCATGTAGCCAAGTataggatccgattgaaaccctaatcctcaaacatattaATCATTCATCgtgcaacccaatcattaatatcaaattgtgagtccaactcactggtggcccagccactagatacagggactccagactacaccgtagccgagtgctcactcgtatcaaaatcatatacccaatcgtaaatttcataatcatcatcagctcccagctgagtcacatcaaaactggtgatcacacagtcctattgtcgcccaataggtagcgcgttccatcggatcaatactggtttcaaatcaagcatatgcaattcataaaaagaattcgcattgcaattatgcaaaacaaacataaagcaatataaaatatttgcttaaataaatactttaaaagcaaatcgtataaactcattGTGACCGCTTATTCCAAAAATACTTTGGCGCTCAGAAATGtctagcttcccgagctcctggtccagcggcttcttgcctcgccagatctaaaactattttaaaaaaataattaacttatgTCAGAATCCcgttctaagattgactctagactcgagacacgacacactacgtttattaatcgtcgtgctttcCACGTGCATTCCGataaacggtttctaactcgtttacggatcgaatatcatttttaaataaattatcttaTAACCTCGCCAggttaaataattcgaactaaTCGACAATTAGTCGATAAACTAATCAATTCCGATGATTTTACGCGAAAACGTCCAAATTCCCCAAAACGCGTCGATCGGCGAaacactgtgcgagcgcacgtctcactgtgcgttcgcacagttcatgactgtgcgttcgcacaaaaACCGGCTCTTcggggtgagagtggggagtgGTGGTTTTGACCAAttttacacaagttcagggtataagtgatccttTTTTCCAGTTTTAGACTTTTTTATACTTTGACACAAGTTCAGGGatgaaagtgatcctttattcttttaattttaatataaatagtaAGATAATTTAACCAACAAttataaaagttttaaaagATGTTGATAAGAATggttttatcattaaatatttgttCAACAATCAAATACCTTAGTAACATATTCAGATAAAATTATTTGTACTTaagtttttttatgtttgttttcttatttaaattatttttgaataataaaaataaaaaatattgttttataataattataatttaattatttttcatttaatacatatataaaagggaaaagggtcatttatgcccttaacgTTTGACTcgaggatcaagtaagcccttaacgtccggaaaggttcaaatatgctcctaacgtcttaaaaaatgaacaaacagGCCCTCCAATTTTGTCAAACAAGCCCTTACCAtctcatttataagtcaaaatagGGGCatggttgttcactttttaagacggggcatatttgaacctttccatACGTTAGGGGCTCATTTGATCCTGTAAACAAActttaggggcataaatgacccttttccctatataaaatagtaaaatgaattttaaaattccaattgtaagatttttattaatttgtttttttaaatatttatataaacatgttaatatttttttggcaaaatgtacaaaaaaaccctcgtagttttcacaaaatacaaatcagcccttttactttttttgggtataattaagccctctttattttcaaatagaacaaataacccctttcatccaacatcattagaaacactcgttgatggctgacatgtctctcataatcatataggaaaaaagttcaaaaataattttaatatttaaaatatttaccaaaactttgagggggtaagtatcccaaaagtaaactaaaagggtttatttgttcgattttaaaataataagagttttattgttcaattttaaaaacacggggGCTTAATTGTGCTCAGATAAAGTAAAAAGGCTGAtctgtatttttgagaaaaactcgagggtttttttgtacctttggccaatttttttaaagtgaGAATATGGCCTATAAACAGGCCTTATATTTGTGAAAACAAGGCCTAGGGTTAGCCCATCCTTTATGTTCCATCGTCTACCTATACCAAACTCAAAAGCTTTCACCTGCAACAAGAGCGACGGTCACAGACGACGATCATGAGGCTGCTCACACACAACATGTTATCTTCCAACATCAAGGGCGTAACCAACGGTTTCCCTCTCCGAATCGAAGCGGAGAAAGTAATCGAAAAAGAAGTCGATTTCAATCCCGATTTTCTCAAGAACATGTTCGCCAAAATCGAGTGGAAAGCTCTGGTGGACGCGGCTAAACTTACCGGATACGCTGAGTTGCCGGAGGAAGCGGAGTCCGGCATGCTTGAATCGGAGGAGTTTATGAGGAGGTTTCATCACGCGCTTTTGGAGATTGATATTGAAGAAGGAGCTTTGATTTGCCCGGAAACCGGTCGGAAGTTTCCGGTGAGTAAAGGAATTCCTAATATGCTTCTTCACGAAGATGAGGTTTGAGTTTTTGTTGCTGTGATTAGGGTTTCGTTTTGGATTAAGCAGAT
This region of Mercurialis annua linkage group LG1-X, ddMerAnnu1.2, whole genome shotgun sequence genomic DNA includes:
- the LOC126666088 gene encoding mitochondrial succinate-fumarate transporter 1, whose protein sequence is MKESNSHQNNAVHANKPTAAAIPPYMKAMSGSLGGIMEACCLQPIDVIKTRLQLDTSGTYKGIIHCGTTVANTEGVRALWKGLTPFATHLTLKYSLRMGSNAMLQSAFKDSETGKLSNRDRVLSGFGAGVLEALAIVTPFEVVKIRLQQQKGLSPELLKYKGPIHCARTIVRQEGVLGLWAGAAPTVMRNGTNQAAMFTAKNAFDVLLWKKHEGDGRVLHPWQSMISGFLAGTAGPVCTGPFDVVKTRLMAQSREGGTLKYKGMIHAIRTIYAEEGLRALWKGLLPRLMRIPPGQAIMWAVADQFIGLYERRLLNNAPV
- the LOC126664432 gene encoding multifunctional methyltransferase subunit TRM112 homolog A-like, whose protein sequence is MRLLTHNMLSSNIKGVTNGFPLRIEAEKVIEKEVDFNPDFLKNMFAKIEWKALVDAAKLTGYAELPEEAESGMLESEEFMRRFHHALLEIDIEEGALICPETGRKFPVSKGIPNMLLHEDEV